Proteins encoded by one window of Erwinia pyrifoliae DSM 12163:
- a CDS encoding glycosyltransferase family 8 protein, with product MKAWVTLLTQPDYLPGVRTLHASLQASQSRYPLVVMITGNIDATARQRLEQQGCILRDVAPIRPNPQLSERYAHARFSEVWTKLAVWALTEFEQVAFLDADMLVMQNMDELFSHPLADGTIAACHACRCNPGKLASYPASWIAENCFYSWCTGVDHVEQADKVDNYLNSGFLLLKPDNEVFDNMLIALAAMDDLTEYRFPEQDFLNQFYRARWRPLPWIYNALKTLPHQHPAVWQLARVKNIHFILDKPWQKPRDKTDRDFALNKLWWDVAQQLPGED from the coding sequence ATGAAAGCCTGGGTCACTTTACTGACGCAGCCAGATTATCTGCCGGGCGTACGAACGCTGCACGCCTCACTTCAGGCGTCACAAAGCCGCTATCCGCTGGTGGTGATGATAACCGGAAATATTGATGCCACAGCACGTCAGCGGCTGGAGCAGCAAGGCTGCATTTTGCGTGACGTTGCGCCAATCCGCCCCAACCCACAGCTGTCAGAACGTTATGCCCACGCGCGTTTTTCTGAAGTTTGGACTAAGCTGGCGGTCTGGGCCTTAACTGAATTTGAGCAGGTCGCCTTTCTTGATGCCGACATGTTGGTGATGCAAAATATGGATGAGCTTTTCAGCCATCCGCTAGCGGACGGCACCATTGCCGCCTGCCACGCCTGCCGCTGTAATCCTGGAAAGTTAGCCAGCTATCCGGCCAGCTGGATAGCTGAAAACTGTTTCTACAGCTGGTGTACGGGCGTCGATCACGTTGAACAAGCCGATAAGGTAGATAACTACCTGAACAGCGGTTTTCTGCTGCTGAAGCCGGACAATGAGGTGTTTGATAACATGCTGATCGCGCTTGCAGCGATGGATGATCTGACGGAATACAGGTTCCCCGAACAAGATTTCCTTAATCAGTTTTATCGTGCGCGCTGGCGGCCGCTGCCCTGGATATATAATGCACTTAAGACCTTGCCGCATCAGCATCCTGCTGTCTGGCAGCTTGCGCGGGTCAAAAATATCCACTTTATCCTTGATAAACCCTGGCAAAAGCCTCGGGATAAGACCGATCGTGACTTTGCCTTAAATAAGCTGTGGTGGGATGTTGCGCAACAACTGCCTGGGGAAGATTAG
- a CDS encoding TetR family transcriptional regulator, with translation MLIPAKRKNDPEGLKKRILASALKTFAEYGLTGARMEQIAAHAQTTKRMVVYHFNNKERLYIAVLHLVYQEMRQHEAGLNLSAMTPSQAIARLAESSFDYHVTHPDFIRLICSENLIRGRYITQSDAFKTLNQSALQVLEEILVRGKQSGEFDPRIATVDVHRLISSICTHCVANRYTFHTLFANNESEQQILARNRQLVIDATLRYLRPVEYVVQKNEPGGF, from the coding sequence ATGCTAATCCCTGCCAAACGCAAAAACGATCCTGAAGGATTAAAGAAACGCATCCTTGCCAGTGCATTAAAAACGTTTGCCGAATACGGTCTGACGGGCGCCCGAATGGAGCAAATAGCGGCACACGCGCAAACCACCAAACGTATGGTGGTTTACCACTTCAATAATAAAGAAAGGCTTTACATCGCCGTGCTGCATCTTGTTTATCAGGAAATGCGCCAACATGAAGCCGGGCTTAACCTGTCAGCAATGACCCCATCGCAAGCTATAGCTCGCCTGGCTGAATCCAGCTTCGACTATCACGTTACCCATCCTGATTTTATACGACTTATCTGTAGTGAAAACTTGATACGCGGTCGCTATATCACTCAGTCAGACGCGTTCAAAACGCTTAACCAAAGCGCCCTGCAAGTGCTGGAGGAGATTCTGGTTCGCGGTAAACAGAGTGGAGAATTTGACCCAAGGATAGCCACCGTCGACGTGCATCGCCTGATCAGCAGTATCTGTACACACTGCGTGGCTAACCGCTACACCTTCCATACTCTGTTCGCTAACAATGAGAGCGAACAACAGATTCTTGCGCGTAACCGCCAGCTGGTTATCGATGCGACTTTGCGCTATCTGCGTCCTGTCGAATACGTGGTGCAAAAAAACGAACCAGGCGGGTTTTAG